One region of Gorilla gorilla gorilla isolate KB3781 chromosome 15, NHGRI_mGorGor1-v2.1_pri, whole genome shotgun sequence genomic DNA includes:
- the BMP4 gene encoding bone morphogenetic protein 4 isoform X1 yields the protein MIPGNRMLMVVLLCQVLLGGASHASLIPETGKKKVAEIQGHAGGRRSGQSHELLRDFEATLLQMFGLRRRPQPSKSAVIPDYMRDLYRLQSGEEEEEQIHSTGLEYPERPASRANTVRSFHHEEHLENIPGTSENSAFRFLFNLSSIPENEVISSAELRLFREQVDQGPDWERGFHRINIYEVMKPPAEVVPGHLITRLLDTRLVHHNVTRWETFDVSPAVLRWTREKQPNYGLAIEVTHLHQTRTHQGQHVRISRSLPQGSGNWAQLRPLLVTFGHDGRGHALTRRRRAKRSPKHHPQRARKKNKNCRRHSLYVDFSDVGWNDWIVAPPGYQAFYCHGDCPFPLADHLNSTNHAIVQTLVNSVNSSIPKACCVPTELSAISMLYLDEYDKVVLKNYQEMVVEGCGCR from the exons ATGATTCCTGGTAACCGAATGCTGATGGTCGTTTTATTATGCCAAGTCCTGCTAGGAGGCGCGAGCCATGCTAGTTTGATACCTGAGACGGGGAAGAAAAAAGTCGCCGAGATTCAGGGCCACGCGGGAGGACGCCGCTCAGGGCAGAGCCATGAGCTCCTGCGGGACTTCGAGGCGACACTTCTGCAGATGTTTGGGCTGCGCCGCCGCCCGCAGCCTAGCAAGAGTGCCGTCATTCCGGACTACATGCGGGATCTTTACCGGCTTCagtctggggaggaggaggaagagcagatCCACAGCACTGGTCTTGAGTATCCTGAGCGCCCGGCCAGCCGGGCCAACACCGTGAGGAGCTTCCACCACGAAG AACATCTGGAGAACATCCCAGGGACCAGTGAAAACTCTGCTTTTCGTTTCCTCTTTAACCTCAGCAGCATCCCTGAGAACGAGGTGATCTCCTCTGCAGAGCTTCGGCTCTTCCGGGAGCAGGTGGACCAGGGCCCTGATTGGGAAAGGGGCTTCCACCGTATAAACATTTATGAGGTTATGAAGCCCCCAGCAGAAGTGGTGCCTGGGCACCTCATCACACGACTACTGGACACGAGACTGGTCCACCACAATGTGACACGGTGGGAAACTTTTGATGTGAGCCCTGCGGTCCTTCGCTGGACCCGGGAGAAGCAGCCAAACTATGGGCTAGCCATTGAGGTGACTCACCTCCATCAGACTCGGACCCACCAGGGCCAGCATGTCAGGATTAGCCGATCGTTACCTCAAGGGAGTGGGAATTGGGCCCAGCTCCGGCCCCTCCTGGTCACCTTTGGCCATGATGGCCGGGGCCATGCCTTGACCCGACGCCGGAGGGCCAAGCGTAGCCCTAAGCATCACCCACAGCGGGCCCGGAAGAAGAATAAGAACTGCCGGCGCCACTCGCTCTATGTGGACTTCAGCGATGTGGGCTGGAATGACTGGATTGTGGCCCCACCAGGCTACCAGGCCTTCTACTGCCATGGGGACTGCCCCTTTCCACTGGCTGACCACCTCAACTCAACCAACCATGCCATTGTGCAGACCCTGGTCAATTCTGTCAATTCCAGTATCCCCAAAGCCTGTTGTGTGCCCACTGAACTGAGTGCCATCTCCATGCTGTACCTGGATGAGTATGATAAGGTGGTACTGAAAAATTATCAGGAGATGGTAGTAGAGGGATGTGGGTGCCGCTGA